In Pyrus communis chromosome 1, drPyrComm1.1, whole genome shotgun sequence, the following are encoded in one genomic region:
- the LOC137743298 gene encoding uncharacterized protein, with the protein MDDSGNPQDIVVPPVEGVAGGGTAYGWTDGGLQVPSPLKGSIDPTEFPTADLVHVWCMPSTANVGPQEMPRNLESVNLLAGRNEKESIQIAMRPKVSWGGPGNAGVVQVQCSDLCSTSGDRLVVGQSINMRRVVPILGVPDALAPLDLPVSQISLLPGETTAVWVSIDVPSAQPPGQYEGEIIITATKADSEVPAHCLGKAEKHQLYRDLQSCLEMLDPIDGKPVDEVVERVKSATASLRSVLLSPLFSEYLSLNGPVDMMEEDAISSLSVRVKINMTVWDFILPVTPSLPAVFGISDTVIEDRFGVEHGTDEWYEALDQHFKWLLQYKISPYFCRWGDSMRVLTYTCPWPADHPKSDEYFSDPRLAAYALPYSRSVSGGNATKDYMQKQIDILRTKSHWKKAYFYLWDEPLNLEQYESLRSIASEIHAYAPDARVLTTYYCGPSDAPLAPTAFEAFVKVPKFLRPHTQIYCTSEWVLGNREDLVKDIVSEIQPENGEEWWTYVCMGPSDPHPNWHLGMRGTQHRAVMWRVWKEGGTGFLYWGANCYEKANVPSAEIRFRRGLPPGDGVLFYPGQVFSSSSQPVASVRLERILSGLQDIEYLRLYSSRYGREEGLALLEKTGLYLGPERYTHEHMPIDAMRGEIYNACRS; encoded by the exons ATGGATGACTCAG GGAATCCTCAAGACATCGTTGTGCCACCAGTTGAAGGTGTTGCTGGAGGAGGGACGGCATATGGATGGACTGATGGTGGCTTACAAGTTCCAAGTCCACTCAAAGGATCAATCGACCCTACAGAGTTTCCGACTGCTGATTTAGTGCATGTGTGGTGCATGCCAAGCACAGCAAATGTTGGACCACAAGAAATGCCAAGGAATTTGGAGTCG GTTAATCTACTGGCTGgtagaaatgaaaaagaaagtaTTCAAATTGCAATGCGTCCAAAAGTTTCATGGGGTGGTCCTGGAAATGCAGGGGTTGTGCAGGTCCAGTGTAGTGACTTATGCTCCACATCTGGTGATCG GTTGGTAGTTGGACAATCAATAAACATGCGGCGTGTGGTTCCCATATTGGGTGTCCCAGATGCTCTTGCACCTCTTGATCTTCCAGTTAGTCAAATAAGCCTATTACCAGG AGAAACAACTGCAGTTTGGGTTTCCATTGATGTTCCTAGTGCACAACCCCCAGGACAGTATGAGGGGGAGATCATCATTACTGCTACAAAGGCAGATTCGGA GGTTCCAGCACATTGCTTGGGCAAAGCCGAGAAGCATCAACTTTATAGGGATCTTCAAAGTTGTCTTGAAATGTTGGACCCCATTGATGGGAAACCGGTGGATGAAGTG GTAGAAAGGGTGAAATCTGCTACAGCATCTTTAAGAAGTGTTCTTCTTTCGCCACTATTTTCTGAATACTTATCATTAAATGGGCCAGTTGATATGATGGAGGAAGATGCTATTTCGAGCCTTTCAGTACGTGTGAAGATTAATATGACAGTTTGGGACTTCATTCTTCCTGTAACCCCATCACTCCCTGCCGTTTTTGGC ATATCTGATACTGTAATTGAAGATCGTTTTGGTGTTGAACATGGGACTGATGAGTGGTATGAGGCACTGGATCAGCATTTTAAGTGGCTTCTTCAATACAAAATCAGTCCGTACTTTTGCAGATGGGGTGATAGTATGCGTGTCTTGACATATACCTGCCCTTGGCCAG CTGATCATCCAAAATCAGATGAATACTTTTCGGATCCACGGTTGGCAGCCTATGCTTTGCCATATAGTCGATCTGTCTCTGG TGGTAATGCAACGAAGGATTACATGCAGAAACAGATTGATATATTAAGGACAAAGTCTCACTGGAAGAAAGCCTATTTTTACTTGTGGGATGAG CCACTGAATTTGGAGCAATACGAGTCCCTCCGCAGCATAGCCAGCGAGATCCATGCGTATGCTCCTGATGCTCGTGTTTTAACTACTTACTACTGTG GGCCAAGCGATGCACCTCTTGCACCTACTGCGTTTGAGGCTTTTGTGAAAGTTCCAAAATTCCTGCGCCCACACACTCAAATTTATTGTACAAG TGAATGGGTGCTTGGGAATCGAGAAGATTTGGTCAAGGATATTGTTTCCGAAATACAACCAGAAAATGGCGAG GAATGGTGGACTTATGTGTGCATGGGACCGTCTGACCCGCATCCCAATTGGCATCTTGGTATGCGAGGTACACAACACCGTGCTGTAATGTGGCGTGTATGGAAAGAAGGTGGAACAGGTTTCTTATATTGGGGTGCCAATTGCTATGAGAAGGCAAATGTTCCAAGCGCAGAG ATAAGATTCAGGCGTGGCCTTCCCCCTGGAGATGGAGTTTTGTTCTACCCTGGCCAGGTGTTCTCATCATCAAGTCAACCAGTTGCTTCGGTCAGACTTGAACGCATTCTTAGTGGCTTGCAG GACATTGAGTACCTCAGACTCTATTCTTCAAGATACGGTAGAGAGGAAGGACTGGCTCTCCTTGAAAAGACGGGTTTGTACCTGGGTCCTGAGCGTTACACGCACGAGCACATGCCCATTGATGCAATGCGGGGTGAGATCTACAATGCATGCCGGTCGTGA